Proteins from a single region of Oncorhynchus kisutch isolate 150728-3 unplaced genomic scaffold, Okis_V2 Okis01b-Okis20b_hom, whole genome shotgun sequence:
- the LOC109885514 gene encoding CMRF35-like molecule 8, with protein sequence MVAAHQTSAEAGRFSLSDNRTERFSTVTISDLTEDDTGTYWCGVETSRTEQRYSTLITQVKLLVIMISRSPATPSSPTSSSTPGTSTYPVPSSISPSSSTSSSSIPMVFVMIMVSVSLAVLVLTVILFTVYRWKCNKVQGPASSSRQTSSRPNIHPGNSEEGDQDYENDPATDTMVYIGTAVYQTLNPNTAIQDSIYQTLNPNAVNQDSTYQTLNTNAANQDSTYQTLNPNTVN encoded by the exons ATGGTTGCTGCTCACCAGACATCTGCAGAAGCTGGTCGATTCTCTCTGTCTGACAACAGAACAGAGAGATTCTCCACAGTGACCATCAGTGACCTGACTGAAGATGATACTGGGACCTACTGGTGTGGAGTAGAAACCAGCAGGACAGAACAACGTTACAGTACACTGATCACACAGGTGAAGCTGCTTGTTATAA TGATCTCCAGGTCTCCTGCAACACCGTCCTCACCAACCTCTTCATCCACCCCAGGGACCTCCACTTACCCTGTTCCCTCATCTATCTCCCCTTCATcatccacatcatcatcatcaatcccAATGGTGTTTGTAATGATCATGGTGTCTGTGAGTCTGGCTGTGTTGGTGTTAACTGTCATCCTGTTCACCGTCTACAGATGGAAATGTAACAAGGTGCAAG GGCCGGCTTCCTCCAGCAGACAGACCTCTAGCAGACCAAACATCCACCCAGGAAACAGTGAGGAG GGGGACCAGGACTATGAGAATGACCCTGCTACAGACACCATGGTTTATATAGGAACAGCTGTCTACCAAACCCTGAACCCCAACACTGCAATCCAAGATTCAATTTATCAAACCCTGAACCCCAACGCTGTAAACCAAGATTCAACTTACCAAACCCTGAACACCAATGCTGCAAACCAAGATTCAACTTACCAAACCCTGAACCCCAACACTGTAAACTAA
- the LOC116358981 gene encoding dnaJ homolog subfamily B member 1: protein MVKMGKDYYNVLGIQKGATEDEIKKAYRKQALRYHPDKNKSPKAEDKFKEIAEAYDVLSDPKKKDIYDRFGEEGLKGGGPPGGGDVPGGPSFSYSFQGDPHAIFAEFFGGRSPFDQFFPRNGGGPDGDNMDTDDPFARFGMGGGGMGGFPRSFSTGMGGGGMGGQMVEKHQDPPVLHDLRVTLEEVLSGCTKRMKISHKRLNADRRTLRMEDKILEVEIKKGWKEGTKVTFPKEGDETPTNIPADVVFVVKDKPHPVFRRDGSDIVYPAKVSLREALCGCTVIVPTLDGRTVTVTTGDVVRPGMKRRITGEGLPLPKRPDRRGDLLVEYEVAFPERLSQSAKETIAQVLPP from the exons ATGGTCAAAATGGGTAAAGACTACTATAATGTTCTGGGCATACAGAAAGGGGCGACGGAGGACGAGATCAAGAAGGCTTATCGCAAGCAGGCTCTGCGTTACCACCCGGATAAAAACAAGTCTCCCAAAGCCGAGGACAAGTTTAAAGAAATAGCTGAAGCTTATGACGTCCTGAGCGACCCAAAGAAAAAGGACATTTACGACCGATTCGGCGAAGAAG ggtTGAAAGGAGGAGGCCCCCCAGGAGGAGGGGATGTTCCCGGGGGCCCTAGTTTCAGCTACTCCTTCCAAGGCGACCCCCACGCCATCTTCGCCGAGTTCTTCGGGGGCCGGAGCCCCTTCGACCAGTTCTTCCCCCGAAACGGTGGGGGCCCAGACGGGGACAACATGGACACTGACGATCCCTTCGCCCGTTTCGGGATGGGGGGCGGTGGCATGGGGGGGTTCCCCCGTTCCTTCAGCAcagggatggggggaggggggatgggggggcAGATGGTTGAGAAGCACCAGGACCCACCCGTGCTCCACGACCTCAGGGTGACCTTAGAGGAG GTGCTCTCAGGCTGCACTAAGAGAATGAAGATATCCCACAAGCGGCTGAACGCAGACAGACGGACCCTCCGGATGGAGGACAAGATCCTGGAGGTGGAGATAAagaagggatggaaggaggggacGAAGGTCACCTTCCCTAAAGAGGGGGACGAGACGCCGACTAACATCCCGGCAGACGTGGTGTTCGTGGTCAAGGATAAGCCACACCCGGTGTTCCGGCGAGACGGCTCTGACATCGTTTACCCCGCCAAGGTCTCCCTCAGAGAG gcaTTGTGCGGCTGCACGGTCATCGTCCCCACGTTGGACGGCAGGACAGTAACCGTGACGACAGGGGACGTGGTGCGTCCGGGGATGAAACGCCGCATCACGGGGGAGGGCCTTCCTCTGCCCAAGCGGCCCGATCGCCGCGGTGACCTGCTGGTGGAGTACGAGGTGGCGTTTCCGGAGAGACTGAGTCAGAGTGCCAAGGAGACCATCGCACAGGTGCTTCCACCCTAG